From a single Shewanella donghaensis genomic region:
- a CDS encoding 3'-5' exonuclease: MRNFSNQDVLNWKAFLQIKAQESKDRRLTNFYNSGTYHEEVKVKDIEFVALDFETTGLDANKNSIISIGLVPFTLQRIACRKAKHWFLTPKDKLKEDSIIIHGITHSDLKGAPGLLRILEQLLDELAGKIVVVHYRRIERDFFDSALRNLINEGIVFPVVDTMQIEANIQQAKPRSIIDWFKNTRPASIRLANSRARYNLPTYPPHDALTDAIATAELLQAQIQHHYSPDTPIKQLLR; the protein is encoded by the coding sequence ATGCGTAATTTTAGCAACCAAGATGTATTGAACTGGAAAGCTTTTTTACAAATCAAAGCCCAAGAAAGTAAAGACCGACGGCTAACGAATTTTTACAACTCTGGCACTTATCATGAAGAAGTCAAAGTGAAAGATATTGAATTTGTTGCCTTGGATTTTGAAACTACCGGTCTTGATGCCAATAAAAACAGTATCATCAGTATTGGCTTAGTACCTTTTACCTTGCAGCGCATTGCTTGCAGAAAAGCCAAGCACTGGTTTCTCACACCTAAAGATAAACTCAAAGAAGATTCAATTATTATCCACGGGATTACACACTCGGATTTAAAAGGTGCTCCAGGATTACTGCGCATTTTAGAACAGCTATTGGATGAGTTAGCAGGTAAAATTGTGGTGGTTCATTATCGAAGAATTGAACGTGATTTTTTTGATTCAGCCCTGAGAAACCTGATTAATGAAGGGATTGTTTTTCCTGTTGTAGACACCATGCAAATTGAAGCCAATATTCAACAAGCTAAACCACGAAGCATTATCGACTGGTTTAAGAATACTCGCCCTGCTTCTATTCGCCTTGCTAACAGTCGTGCGCGTTATAATTTACCAACGTATCCACCACATGATGCATTAACGGATGCCATCGCAACAGCAGAGCTGCTACAAGCACAAATTCAGCATCACTATAGTCCAGACACCCCCATTAAACAGCTATTGCGATAG
- a CDS encoding DUF294 nucleotidyltransferase-like domain-containing protein, whose protein sequence is MEVELLEIRNFIRQYPPFDLLPEEALIELSQSVEISYSRADSMIIEFNDKIHDLYMIRSGVVEIYRRTGELYNRLDQGGLFGQMGLLTNNKVRFPAKSIKDSLLYCIPESIFEDYCERFDTFADFVEVESSIRLKQTVEDNIDDANSLTTSKVKTLLSGEPVILPICTTIQNVAKIMSAENVSAAIINDPNLADEGGNSFVGIITQRDLCAKAIAQGLDVDTEVAEIMSTELISLDHNAYIFEAMLLMLRYNVHHLPILKNKQPIGLIEVSDIIRYESQNSLLIVSSIFQQNSIEDLIVLSHQTKDCFVRMINEDANSHMVGRAMSEIGRSFKQRLLELAEEKLGQPPVPYCFLALGSMARDEQLIVTDQDNAIILDNNYDETLHGEYFKALATFVCDGLAACGYTYCTGDIMATNPEYRKTQSQWEECFADWIEHPNPKTLLNCSIFFDLYGVYGRPKWAEQLNAFILRKAKKNNRFLASLARNALNRTPPLGFFKDFVMEKDGRHNNSINLKRRGTAPLADLIRVHALAIGSQSQNSFDRLEDIIEAGILPPSKGKDLQHAMEFISLVRIRHQALDIESDQEPDNNIEPENMSDFERRNLKDAFLVLSSAQNFLKFRYSANSMQG, encoded by the coding sequence TAATCGAACTATCACAAAGCGTCGAAATTTCATATAGCCGTGCTGACAGCATGATTATCGAATTTAATGATAAAATTCATGACCTTTATATGATCAGAAGCGGTGTGGTAGAAATATACCGTCGTACAGGTGAGCTTTATAACCGTCTTGACCAAGGTGGGTTATTTGGACAAATGGGTTTACTCACCAATAATAAAGTCCGCTTTCCGGCTAAATCGATTAAAGACTCGCTGTTATATTGTATTCCAGAAAGTATTTTTGAAGACTACTGTGAACGTTTCGATACCTTTGCTGATTTTGTTGAAGTAGAAAGTAGTATTCGATTAAAACAAACCGTTGAAGATAACATTGATGATGCTAACTCACTGACCACATCAAAAGTTAAGACCCTACTCAGCGGCGAGCCAGTGATACTGCCAATTTGTACCACGATTCAGAATGTTGCTAAAATCATGTCTGCAGAAAATGTATCAGCAGCCATCATTAATGACCCTAATTTAGCTGATGAAGGTGGCAATAGCTTTGTCGGTATTATTACTCAGCGTGATCTATGCGCTAAAGCAATAGCACAAGGGTTAGATGTCGATACTGAAGTCGCAGAGATCATGTCGACAGAACTTATCTCACTTGATCATAACGCTTATATTTTTGAAGCCATGCTATTAATGCTGCGTTATAACGTCCACCATCTACCTATCCTAAAAAACAAACAACCCATTGGTTTAATTGAAGTATCTGACATAATTCGTTATGAGTCTCAAAACAGTTTATTGATTGTTAGCAGTATTTTCCAACAAAACAGTATTGAAGATTTAATCGTGCTTTCCCATCAAACCAAAGACTGTTTTGTACGAATGATTAACGAAGATGCTAACTCGCATATGGTGGGTAGAGCGATGTCAGAAATTGGCCGAAGCTTTAAACAACGTTTATTAGAATTGGCCGAAGAGAAGTTAGGACAACCGCCTGTGCCCTACTGCTTTTTAGCTTTAGGTTCAATGGCCCGTGATGAACAACTTATTGTAACCGACCAAGACAATGCCATCATTCTTGATAATAATTATGACGAGACGCTACACGGAGAATACTTCAAAGCGTTAGCGACGTTTGTTTGCGATGGATTAGCGGCGTGTGGTTACACTTATTGCACTGGCGATATCATGGCGACAAATCCTGAATATCGTAAAACGCAATCTCAATGGGAAGAATGCTTTGCTGACTGGATTGAACACCCAAACCCAAAGACATTATTAAACTGTTCAATATTTTTTGATTTATACGGAGTCTATGGCAGACCTAAATGGGCTGAACAGTTAAATGCCTTTATTTTAAGAAAAGCTAAAAAGAATAACCGCTTCTTAGCCAGTTTAGCCAGAAATGCATTAAATCGTACCCCACCACTAGGATTCTTCAAAGACTTCGTGATGGAAAAAGATGGCCGCCATAACAACTCAATTAACTTAAAGCGACGTGGCACAGCACCATTAGCGGACTTAATTAGAGTTCATGCACTTGCTATTGGTTCTCAGTCTCAAAATTCGTTCGATCGCTTAGAAGATATTATTGAAGCGGGTATTTTACCGCCATCAAAAGGTAAAGATTTGCAACATGCGATGGAGTTTATCTCTCTAGTACGTATTCGCCACCAAGCATTAGATATAGAGTCAGACCAAGAACCTGATAACAACATTGAGCCTGAAAACATGTCTGATTTTGAACGACGAAATCTAAAAGATGCCTTTTTAGTGTTGAGTAGTGCGCAAAACTTTTTGAAGTTCCGCTACAGTGCTAATAGCATGCAGGGGTAA